A region of the bacterium genome:
AAATCCCCGCCCTACATTACGAACCACACAACACCCCGTAGGGGCGACCGTCCACGGTCGCCCGTTTGATTGCAACTCATAGGGGCCGACCTTTAGGTCGGCCCGTAAACCCCCTCTCCCCTCTAGGGAGAGGCTCGCCTGCGGGCCAGGGTGAGGGTCGCCGCATGTCCCCTCCCCCCTCTGGGGGGAGGGTGAGGGAGAGGGGTGGAAGCGGCGGGGATTGAAATCCCCACCCTACATTTAGCCGGACGAACATGGAGGTCCGCCCCTACGATCAACCGCGAAATCAACCCGCATGGGCGACCCCCAAGGTCGCCCGTCGCTATTCATCTCACCCCTCGTCCCGGACTCCCCCCCGGTCGCACCCGCCGATTTGTTACAATAGCGGCGCCCGAAGGAGGGACCCGTGGATATTTCCCCCTCGCGCCGCCTGGCGTCCGTCAAGCCCTACATCTTCTCGGAGATGGCCCTCTGGCGCCGGGAGGCAGCGTCGAAGGGGCTGGAGATAGTAGACCTGGGCCGCGGCGGGCCGGACCTCGGCCCCGCGCCCGAGGTCGTCAAGGAGCTGGCCGTCACCGCGGCGGACCCCGCCCAGTACTCCTACACCCCGTACACCGGCTCGCCGGAGCTCATCAGCGCCATCCGCGACTGGTACTCCCGCCGTTTCGGCGTGAAAATTTCCGACGACGACGTCGTTCTCCTGCCCGGCAGCAAGGGGGGGCTCTCCCGGCTAAACCTGGCGCTGGCCGACCCGGGCGATTTGGTGATTCTGCCCGACCCCGCTTTCCCGTCCTACCTGAGCTCGGCCCGGGTGGCGGGATTGGAGGTGCACCGGCTGGAGCTGAAGCCGGAGCTGGGGTGGCACCCCGATCTTTCCGAGATACCGAACGCGGTCGCCGAGCGGGCACGCTTCATCATCCTCAATTATCCCAACAACCCC
Encoded here:
- a CDS encoding aminotransferase class I/II-fold pyridoxal phosphate-dependent enzyme — its product is MDISPSRRLASVKPYIFSEMALWRREAASKGLEIVDLGRGGPDLGPAPEVVKELAVTAADPAQYSYTPYTGSPELISAIRDWYSRRFGVKISDDDVVLLPGSKGGLSRLNLALADPGDLVILPDPAFPSYLSSARVAGLEVHRLELKPELGWHPDLSEIPNAVAERARFIILNYPNNPTGAATTPKFLVKLVDWARRTQTLVIYDNAYQFIAFDGHGPLSILSIPGAAEVAVEFHTLSKAYGMAGVRIAFAAGHPRAVAALR